A single Carassius carassius chromosome 3, fCarCar2.1, whole genome shotgun sequence DNA region contains:
- the LOC132126133 gene encoding GRAM domain-containing protein 2A-like isoform X2: MGCTIYAASSAEGPEPQRRPHGHSIRTCRTRERLKTMSDHQDQAEDVGLLSPHDQSEPSKDDDMHFRVHLIDDLSYEDVKKCYRGSTVSKYNAQYHKLFQSVAKEELLMKVYSCALLRDILLQGRLYISRNWLCFYANLFGKDIKVAIPVASVRLVKKHKTAGLVPNGLAITTDSSQKYVFVSLLSRDSVYDVLRRICTHLQVNGKKILSLKQYMEEPNSLSLDEFPVPEAFPVPDEFPPVLKWRRKPSVVSVASSLPDLLGNSTAGLSAVDAPFQTDKPLEDQSLETKKILLTETIPELGQMEYQLLKFFILLIILLILSSCYLAFRVCSLEQQLSFLSNNPALTLRER; encoded by the exons ATGGGATGCACTATATACGCAGCCAGTTCGGCGGAGGGGCCTGAGCCACAGAGACGCCCCCATGGTCACAGCATCAGGACCTGTCGCACCCGTGAACG GCTTAAGACCATGAGTGATCATCAGGATCAGGCTGAGGATGTCGGGCTCCTATCGCCTCACGATCAGTCAGAGCCCTCAAAGGATGATGACATGCACTTCAG GGTGCATCTAATAGATGATCTGTCATATGAGGACGTCAAGAAATGCTACCGTGGATCT ACCGTCAGCAAGTACAATGCGCAGTACCACAAGCTTTTCCAGAGCGTTGCCAAAGAAGAGCTcctgatgaaag TTTACTCCTGCGCCCTGCTGCGAGACATCCTGCTACAAGGCCGACTCTACATCTCTCGAAACTGGCTGTGTTTCTACGCCAACCTCTTTGGTAAAGACATCAAG GTGGCCATTCCTGTTGCGTCTGTGCGGTTGGTGAAGAAACATAAGACAGCAGGTCTGGTTCCCAATGGCTTGGCCATCACCACAGACAGCAGTCAGAAG TATGTATTTGTGTCTCTGCTGTCCAGAGATAGCGTTTATGATGTGTTGAGACGCATCTGCACACATCTACAG GTCAATGGGAAGAAGATCTTAAGCCTCAAGCAGTACATGGAGGAACCCAACTCTTTATCTCTG GATGAGTTCCCTGTCCCTGAAGCTTTTCCTGTACCAGATGAGTTTCCTCCAGTGTTGAAGTGGAGGAGGAAGCCATCAGTTGTGTCTGTAGCTTCATCTCTTCCTGACTTACTGGGAAACTCCACCGCCGGCCTGAGTGCCGTAGACGCCCCCTTCCAGACAGACAAGCCTCTGGAGG ATCAAAGTCTGGAAACCAAGAAGATCCTCCTGACGGAGACGATACCAGAACTGGGCCAGATGGAGTACCAGCTTCTGAAATTCTTCATCCTGCT CATTATCCTGCTCATCCTGTCGTCGTGTTACCTGGCCTTTCGTGTCTGCAGCCTGGAGCAGCAGCTCTCTTTCCTCAGTAACAACCCTGCACTGACTCTcagagagaggtaa
- the LOC132126133 gene encoding GRAM domain-containing protein 2A-like isoform X4 codes for MLSLVQSSHPLRERARLQKSCAKQLISLSSTSSQTVSKYNAQYHKLFQSVAKEELLMKVYSCALLRDILLQGRLYISRNWLCFYANLFGKDIKVAIPVASVRLVKKHKTAGLVPNGLAITTDSSQKYVFVSLLSRDSVYDVLRRICTHLQVNGKKILSLKQYMEEPNSLSLDEFPVPEAFPVPDEFPPVLKWRRKPSVVSVASSLPDLLGNSTAGLSAVDAPFQTDKPLEDQSLETKKILLTETIPELGQMEYQLLKFFILLIILLILSSCYLAFRVCSLEQQLSFLSNNPALTLRER; via the exons ATGCTCAGCTTGGTGCAGAGCTCACATCCCCTACGAGAAAGAGCCAGGCTGCAGAAGAGCTGTGCGAAGCAGCTGATTTCTCTTTCCTCTACTTCCTCACAGACCGTCAGCAAGTACAATGCGCAGTACCACAAGCTTTTCCAGAGCGTTGCCAAAGAAGAGCTcctgatgaaag TTTACTCCTGCGCCCTGCTGCGAGACATCCTGCTACAAGGCCGACTCTACATCTCTCGAAACTGGCTGTGTTTCTACGCCAACCTCTTTGGTAAAGACATCAAG GTGGCCATTCCTGTTGCGTCTGTGCGGTTGGTGAAGAAACATAAGACAGCAGGTCTGGTTCCCAATGGCTTGGCCATCACCACAGACAGCAGTCAGAAG TATGTATTTGTGTCTCTGCTGTCCAGAGATAGCGTTTATGATGTGTTGAGACGCATCTGCACACATCTACAG GTCAATGGGAAGAAGATCTTAAGCCTCAAGCAGTACATGGAGGAACCCAACTCTTTATCTCTG GATGAGTTCCCTGTCCCTGAAGCTTTTCCTGTACCAGATGAGTTTCCTCCAGTGTTGAAGTGGAGGAGGAAGCCATCAGTTGTGTCTGTAGCTTCATCTCTTCCTGACTTACTGGGAAACTCCACCGCCGGCCTGAGTGCCGTAGACGCCCCCTTCCAGACAGACAAGCCTCTGGAGG ATCAAAGTCTGGAAACCAAGAAGATCCTCCTGACGGAGACGATACCAGAACTGGGCCAGATGGAGTACCAGCTTCTGAAATTCTTCATCCTGCT CATTATCCTGCTCATCCTGTCGTCGTGTTACCTGGCCTTTCGTGTCTGCAGCCTGGAGCAGCAGCTCTCTTTCCTCAGTAACAACCCTGCACTGACTCTcagagagag GTAA
- the LOC132126133 gene encoding GRAM domain-containing protein 2A-like isoform X3: MGYVERGFGYFLSVRLKTMSDHQDQAEDVGLLSPHDQSEPSKDDDMHFRVHLIDDLSYEDVKKCYRGSTVSKYNAQYHKLFQSVAKEELLMKVYSCALLRDILLQGRLYISRNWLCFYANLFGKDIKVAIPVASVRLVKKHKTAGLVPNGLAITTDSSQKYVFVSLLSRDSVYDVLRRICTHLQVNGKKILSLKQYMEEPNSLSLDEFPVPEAFPVPDEFPPVLKWRRKPSVVSVASSLPDLLGNSTAGLSAVDAPFQTDKPLEDQSLETKKILLTETIPELGQMEYQLLKFFILLIILLILSSCYLAFRVCSLEQQLSFLSNNPALTLRER; encoded by the exons ATGGGATACGTCGAGCGAGGGTTTGGATATTTCCTGTCCGTCAG GCTTAAGACCATGAGTGATCATCAGGATCAGGCTGAGGATGTCGGGCTCCTATCGCCTCACGATCAGTCAGAGCCCTCAAAGGATGATGACATGCACTTCAG GGTGCATCTAATAGATGATCTGTCATATGAGGACGTCAAGAAATGCTACCGTGGATCT ACCGTCAGCAAGTACAATGCGCAGTACCACAAGCTTTTCCAGAGCGTTGCCAAAGAAGAGCTcctgatgaaag TTTACTCCTGCGCCCTGCTGCGAGACATCCTGCTACAAGGCCGACTCTACATCTCTCGAAACTGGCTGTGTTTCTACGCCAACCTCTTTGGTAAAGACATCAAG GTGGCCATTCCTGTTGCGTCTGTGCGGTTGGTGAAGAAACATAAGACAGCAGGTCTGGTTCCCAATGGCTTGGCCATCACCACAGACAGCAGTCAGAAG TATGTATTTGTGTCTCTGCTGTCCAGAGATAGCGTTTATGATGTGTTGAGACGCATCTGCACACATCTACAG GTCAATGGGAAGAAGATCTTAAGCCTCAAGCAGTACATGGAGGAACCCAACTCTTTATCTCTG GATGAGTTCCCTGTCCCTGAAGCTTTTCCTGTACCAGATGAGTTTCCTCCAGTGTTGAAGTGGAGGAGGAAGCCATCAGTTGTGTCTGTAGCTTCATCTCTTCCTGACTTACTGGGAAACTCCACCGCCGGCCTGAGTGCCGTAGACGCCCCCTTCCAGACAGACAAGCCTCTGGAGG ATCAAAGTCTGGAAACCAAGAAGATCCTCCTGACGGAGACGATACCAGAACTGGGCCAGATGGAGTACCAGCTTCTGAAATTCTTCATCCTGCT CATTATCCTGCTCATCCTGTCGTCGTGTTACCTGGCCTTTCGTGTCTGCAGCCTGGAGCAGCAGCTCTCTTTCCTCAGTAACAACCCTGCACTGACTCTcagagagag GTAA
- the LOC132126133 gene encoding GRAM domain-containing protein 2A-like isoform X1, with protein sequence MGCTIYAASSAEGPEPQRRPHGHSIRTCRTRERLKTMSDHQDQAEDVGLLSPHDQSEPSKDDDMHFRVHLIDDLSYEDVKKCYRGSTVSKYNAQYHKLFQSVAKEELLMKVYSCALLRDILLQGRLYISRNWLCFYANLFGKDIKVAIPVASVRLVKKHKTAGLVPNGLAITTDSSQKYVFVSLLSRDSVYDVLRRICTHLQVNGKKILSLKQYMEEPNSLSLDEFPVPEAFPVPDEFPPVLKWRRKPSVVSVASSLPDLLGNSTAGLSAVDAPFQTDKPLEDQSLETKKILLTETIPELGQMEYQLLKFFILLIILLILSSCYLAFRVCSLEQQLSFLSNNPALTLRER encoded by the exons ATGGGATGCACTATATACGCAGCCAGTTCGGCGGAGGGGCCTGAGCCACAGAGACGCCCCCATGGTCACAGCATCAGGACCTGTCGCACCCGTGAACG GCTTAAGACCATGAGTGATCATCAGGATCAGGCTGAGGATGTCGGGCTCCTATCGCCTCACGATCAGTCAGAGCCCTCAAAGGATGATGACATGCACTTCAG GGTGCATCTAATAGATGATCTGTCATATGAGGACGTCAAGAAATGCTACCGTGGATCT ACCGTCAGCAAGTACAATGCGCAGTACCACAAGCTTTTCCAGAGCGTTGCCAAAGAAGAGCTcctgatgaaag TTTACTCCTGCGCCCTGCTGCGAGACATCCTGCTACAAGGCCGACTCTACATCTCTCGAAACTGGCTGTGTTTCTACGCCAACCTCTTTGGTAAAGACATCAAG GTGGCCATTCCTGTTGCGTCTGTGCGGTTGGTGAAGAAACATAAGACAGCAGGTCTGGTTCCCAATGGCTTGGCCATCACCACAGACAGCAGTCAGAAG TATGTATTTGTGTCTCTGCTGTCCAGAGATAGCGTTTATGATGTGTTGAGACGCATCTGCACACATCTACAG GTCAATGGGAAGAAGATCTTAAGCCTCAAGCAGTACATGGAGGAACCCAACTCTTTATCTCTG GATGAGTTCCCTGTCCCTGAAGCTTTTCCTGTACCAGATGAGTTTCCTCCAGTGTTGAAGTGGAGGAGGAAGCCATCAGTTGTGTCTGTAGCTTCATCTCTTCCTGACTTACTGGGAAACTCCACCGCCGGCCTGAGTGCCGTAGACGCCCCCTTCCAGACAGACAAGCCTCTGGAGG ATCAAAGTCTGGAAACCAAGAAGATCCTCCTGACGGAGACGATACCAGAACTGGGCCAGATGGAGTACCAGCTTCTGAAATTCTTCATCCTGCT CATTATCCTGCTCATCCTGTCGTCGTGTTACCTGGCCTTTCGTGTCTGCAGCCTGGAGCAGCAGCTCTCTTTCCTCAGTAACAACCCTGCACTGACTCTcagagagag GTAA